In Saccharomyces eubayanus strain FM1318 chromosome XIII, whole genome shotgun sequence, one DNA window encodes the following:
- the PGA3 gene encoding cytochrome-b5 reductase, whose amino-acid sequence MSKETEDQRNVLDEPIHGIYIPAALYLVGVAITTYMSGELKILWSLPVLFIIMFTRAYTAYKRRRSLYPNKWTSLELEDQTLISKNTALYRFKLKTRLESLDIPAGHHVAVRVPIDGKDEIRYYNPISSKLEDGHLDLVVKTYVDGKVSRYFAGLSTGDTVDFMGPIGTLNYEPNSSRHLGIVAGGSGITPVLQILNEVVTVPEDLTKVSLLYANETENDILLKEELDEMAEKYPHLQIHYVVHYPTDTWTGDVGYITKDQMSEYLPEYSDDNRLLICGPDEMNKLALQYARELGWKVNSTKSSGDDQVFVF is encoded by the coding sequence ATGTCAAAGGAAACAGAAGATCAGAGGAATGTTCTAGACGAGCCGATCCATGGGATCTACATCCCTGCCGCGCTATACCTGGTCGGTGTCGCCATCACTACGTACATGTCCGGtgaattgaaaatcttGTGGAGTTTACCAGTTCTCTTTATAATCATGTTCACTAGGGCATACACAGCttacaaaagaagaagatcgCTGTATCCAAACAAGTGGACGTCCTTAGAATTGGAAGACCAAACCCTCATCTCCAAGAACACTGCCCTATACCGCTTCAAATTGAAGACAAGATTGGAGAGCTTGGATATCCCTGCTGGCCACCACGTTGCCGTGCGTGTCCCCATCGATGGTAAAGATGAGATCAGATACTACAACCCAATCAGTTCTAAGTTGGAAGACGGGCACTTGGACTTGGTGGTCAAAACTTACGTTGATGGTAAAGTATCTAGGTATTTCGCTGGTTTAAGTACTGGCGATACTGTGGACTTCATGGGGCCAATAGGCACGTTGAACTACGAACCAAATTCCTCCAGACATTTGGGAATTGTGGCTGGTGGCTCAGGTATCACCCCAGTCCTACAGATCTTAAATGAAGTCGTCACCGTTCCAGAAGATTTGACCAAAGTCTCGCTCTTGTACGCCAACGAGACCGAAAACGATATTCTATTGAAGGAAGAGCTAGACGAGATGGCCGAAAAATACCCACACTTGCAAATCCACTACGTGGTACACTACCCAACCGACACATGGACCGGAGATGTCGGTTACATCACTAAGGACCAGATGAGCGAGTACTTGCCGGAATATTCGGATGATAACAGGCTCTTGATCTGTGGACCCGATGAAATGAACAAGTTGGCCTTGCAATATGCCAGGGAACTAGGCTGGAAAGTCAATTCGACGAAAAGTTCCGGGGACGATCAAGTCTTCGTCTTTTAA
- the TUB3 gene encoding alpha-tubulin TUB3, producing MADQCDGLQGFLFTHSLGGGTGSGLGSLLLENLSYEYGKKSKLEFAVYPAPQLSTSVVEPYNTVLTTHTTLEHADCTFMVDNEAIYDICKRNLGISRPSFDNLNGLIAQVVSSVTASLRFDGSLNVDLNEFQTNLVPYPRIHFPLVSYAPILSNKRATHESNSVSEITNACFEPGNQMVKCDPTKGKYMANCLLYRGDVVTRDVQRAVEQVKNKKTVQMVDWCPTGFKIGICYEPPTVIPSSELASVDRAVCMLSNTTAIAEAWKRIDRKFDLMYAKRAFVHWYVGEGMEEGEFTEAREDLAALERDYIEVGADSYAEEF from the coding sequence ATGGCCGACCAATGTGATGGGTTGCAAGGGTTCCTGTTCACACATTCCCTCGGTGGTGGTACCGGTTCAGGGTTGGGTTCTCTCCTACTAGAAAACTTATCGTATGAGTACGGtaaaaaatctaaattGGAATTCGCTGTCTACCCAGCACCCCAGTTATCCACGTCCGTCGTGGAACCTTATAACACCGTTTTAACAACACATACCACTTTGGAACATGCTGATTGTACCTTTATGGTCGATAACGAAGCTATTTACGATATCTGTAAGAGAAACCTGGGCATTTCCAGACCAAGTTTTGACAACTTGAATGGGTTAATTGCTCAAGTGGTGTCATCTGTAACAGCGTCCTTAAGGTTCGATGGTTCGTTGAACGTCGATTTGAACGAATTCCAAACTAACTTGGTCCCATATCCCAGAATTCATTTCCCATTGGTGTCATATGCTCCTATCTTGTCCAATAAGAGAGCCACCCATGAGTCCAATTCCGTGTCAGAGATCACAAACGCTTGTTTTGAACCCGGTAACCAAATGGTCAAGTGTGACCCAACGAAGGGTAAATACATGGCTAACTGTCTACTATACAGAGGTGACGTAGTGACAAGAGACGTCCAAAGAGCCGTCGAACAGGtgaaaaacaagaaaacagTACAAATGGTGGACTGGTGTCCAACAGGGTTTAAGATCGGTATCTGTTACGAGCCACCAACCGTAATACCAAGTTCTGAACTGGCTTCTGTGGATAGAGCCGTTTGTATGTTATCCAACACCACCGCCATTGCCGAGGCTTGGAAAAGAATCGACAGAAAGTTCGACTTGATGTATGCTAAGCGTGCCTTCGTCCACTGGTACGTCGGTGAAGGTATGGAGGAAGGTGAATTCACCGAAGCTAGAGAAGACCTGGCTGCTTTAGAAAGAGATTATATTGAAGTTGGTGCCGATTCTTATGCCGAAGAGTTTTAA
- the PHO84 gene encoding phosphate transporter PHO84, giving the protein MSSVAKDTISVAERSLHKENLTEGGNLAFHNHLNDFAHIEDPLERRRLALESIDNEAFGWQQIKTISIAGVGFLTDSYDIFAINLGISMMSYVYWHGDMPSSSQTLLKVSTSVGTVIGQVGFGTLADIVGRKKIYGLELIIMIVCTILQTTVAHSPAINFVAVLTFYRIIMGIGIGGDYPLSSIITSEFSTTKWRGAIMGAVFANQAWGQISGGIIALILVAAYKNDLNYADSGAECDYRCQKACDQMWRILIGLGTVPGLLCLYFRLTIPESPRYQLDVNAELLRNEKKELDAEKKVHDTSDDDIAIHGLERAPTAVESLDMHPPKASFRDFCKHFGQWKYGKILLGTAGSWFMLDVAFYGLSLNSAIILQTIGYAGSKNVYKKLYDSAVGNLILICAGSLPGYWMSVFTVDIIGRKPIQLAGFIILTILFCVIGFAYHKIGDHGLLALYVICQFFQNFGPNTTTFIVPGECFPTRYRSTAHGISAASGKIGXIIAQTALGTLINHNCAKDGKATNCWLPHVMEIFALFMLLGIFTTLLIPETKRKTLEEINEQYHDEVDPGTLNYRNKMNDVESSSPSQIQH; this is encoded by the coding sequence ATGAGTTCCGTTGCTAAAGATACTATTAGTGTTGCTGAAAGAAGTCTTCACAAGGAAAACTTAACTGAAGGTGGTAACCTGGCCTTCCACAATCATTTGAATGATTTTGCCCACATTGAAGATCCTTTGGAAAGAAGGAGATTGGCTTTGGAATCCATTGATAACGAGGCTTTCGGGTGGCAACAAATCAAGACCATCTCCATTGCTGGTGTTGGTTTCTTGACAGATTCGTACGATATCTTTGCCATTAACTTGGGTATCTCGATGATGTCCTATGTTTACTGGCACGGTGATATGCCCTCCTCCAGTCAGACCTTGTTGAAGGTTTCCACTTCTGTTGGGACTGTCATTGGTCAAGTCGGGTTCGGTACTTTGGCCGATATTGTTGGTCGTAAGAAGATTTATGGTTTGGAACTTATTATCATGATCGTCTGCACCATTTTGCAAACCACTGTCGCTCACTCTCCTGCTATCAATTTTGTTGCCGTCTTGACATTCTACCGTATCATCATGGGTATCGGTATCGGTGGTGACTACCCTCTTTCTTCGATTATTACTTCTGAATTTTCTACTACCAAATGGAGAGGTGCCATCATGGGTGCTGTCTTCGCCAACCAAGCCTGGGGTCAAATCTCCGGTGGTATCATCGCCCTTATTTTGGTTGCCGCTTACAAGAATGACTTAAACTATGCTGATTCCGGTGCTGAATGTGACTACAGATGTCAAAAAGCCTGTGACCAAATGTGGAGAATCCTTATTGGGTTGGGTACTGTGCCCGGTCTACTTTGTTTGTACTTCAGATTGACCATTCCAGAATCCCCAAGATATCAATTAGACGTCAATGCTGAATTGTTGCGTaacgaaaagaaggaactagatgctgaaaagaaggtcCACGACACCAGCGATGACGACATTGCTATTCATGGTTTGGAAAGAGCTCCTACCGCTGTCGAATCCCTTGACATGCATCCTCCAAAGGCCTCATTCAGAGATTTCTGCAAGCATTTCGGTCAATGGAAATATGGTAAGATTTTATTGGGTACTGCTGGTTCATGGTTCATGTTGGATGTTGCGTTCTACGGTTTGAGTTTGAACAGTGCCATTATCCTGCAAACTATCGGTTATGCTGGTTCTAAAAACGTTTACAAGAAATTGTACGACTCCGCTGTTGGtaatttgattttgatctGTGCTGGTTCCTTGCCAGGTTACTGGATGAGTGTTTTCACTGTCGACATTATTGGTAGAAAACCAATTCAATTGGCCGgtttcatcattttgaCTATTTTGTTCTGTGTCATTGGGTTTGCATACCATAAGATTGGTGACCATGGTCTTTTGGCTCTTTACGTCATCTGTCaattcttccaaaatttcGGTCCAAACACTACTACCTTTATCGTTCCTGGTGAGTGTTTCCCTACTCGTTACAGATCTACTGCTCATGGTATTTCTGCTGCATCCGGTAAAATTGGTGYCATCATTGCACAAACTGCTTTGGGTACTTTGATCAACCACAACTGTGCTAAGGATGGTAAGGCCACTAACTGTTGGTTGCCTCATGTCATGGAGATCTTTGCCTTGTTTATGTTGTTGGGTATTTTCACCACTTTGTTGATTCCAGAAACCAAGAGAAAGACGCTGGAAGAAATTAACGAACAATACCACGATGAAGTTGATCCTGGTACTCTTAACTACAGGAACAAAATGAATGATGTCGAATCTTCCTCGCCATCTCAAATCCAACATTGA
- the GTR1 gene encoding Rag GTPase GTR1 — translation MSSNNRKKLLLMGRSGSGKSSMRSIIFSNYSAFDTRRLGATIDVEHSHLRFLGNMTLNLWDCGGQDVFMENYFTKQKDHIFQMVQVLIHVFDVESTEVLKDIEIFAKALKQLRKYSPDAKIFVLLHKMDLVQLDKREELFQIMMKNLSETSSEFGFPNLIGFPTSIWDESLYKAWSQIVCSLIPNMSNHQTNLKKFKEIMNAMEIILFERTTFLVICSSNGENSNHDDGSNNGTVLLDPKRFEKISNIMKNFKQSCTKLKSGFKTLILNNNIYVSELSSNMVCFIVLKDMNIPQELVLENIKKAKEFFQ, via the coding sequence ATGTCATCGAATAACAGGAAAAAGCTGCTTCTGATGGGCCGGTCCGGCTCCGGTAAGTCTTCAATGAGGTCGATCATCTTTAGTAATTACTCTGCCTTTGACACTAGAAGACTGGGTGCTACCATCGATGTGGAGCACTCGCACTTGAGGTTTCTCGGTAACATGACGCTGAACCTGTGGGATTGTGGTGGACAGGATGTGTTCATGGAAAACTATTTCACCAAGCAAAAGGACCACATTTTCCAGATGGTGCAGGTGCTGATCCATGTGTTTGACGTGGAGTCCACCGAGGTACTCAAAGATATCGAAATATTTGCGAAGGCGTTGAAGCAGTTGAGGAAGTACTCGCCGGACGCCAAGATTTTCGTGCTACTGCACAAAATGGACTTGGTACAACTAGATAAAAGAGAGGAACTGTTTCAAATCATGATGAAGAACCTGAGCGAGACATCGTCGGAGTTCGGCTTCCCGAACCTGATAGGCTTTCCGACCTCGATTTGGGACGAGAGTCTGTACAAGGCGTGGTCGCAGATTGTGTGTTCGCTGATACCTAACATGTCCAACCACCAAAccaatttgaagaagttcaaaGAGATCATGAACGCCATGGAAatcattctttttgaaaggaCGACTTTCCTTGTGATTTGTTCCAGTAATGGCGAGAACAGCAACCATGACGACGGCTCGAACAACGGTACTGTGCTGCTGGACCCCAAGAGATTCGAAAAGATCTCCAAcataatgaaaaacttcAAGCAAAGTTGTACGAAATTGAAGAGCGGGTTCAAGACGCTGATACTAAACAACAATATCTACGTCAGCGAGCTGTCCTCCAATATGGTCTGTTTCATAGTATTGAAAGATATGAACATTCCACAAGAACTGGTGTTAGAGAACATCAAAAAGGCTAAAGAGTTCTTCCAGTGA
- the NDI1 gene encoding NADH-ubiquinone reductase (H(+)-translocating) NDI1, whose product MLSKKLYSNRKLLSSTNTLIRFASTKSTGVENSEAGPTSFKTMKVIDPQNSDKPNVLVLGSGWGAISFLKHIDTKKYNVSIISPRSYFLFTPLLPSTPVGTVDEKSIIEPIVNFALKKKGNVTYYEAEATSINPDRNTVTIKSLSTVSQLSQPESHLGLRQAEPAEIKYDYLISAVGAEPNTFGIPGVTEYGHFLKEIPNSLEIRKSFAANLEKANLLPKGDPERKRLLSIVVVGGGPTGVEVAGELQDYVLQDLRKFLPALAEEVQIHLVEALPIVLNMFEKKLSSYAQSHLENTSIKVHLRTAVAKVEAKQLLAKTKHEDGKVTEETIPYGTLIWATGNKARPVVTDLFQKIPEQNSSKRGLAVNNFLQVKGSNNIFAIGDNAFAGLPPTAQVAHQEAEYLAKSFDKMAQIPNFQKSLFSRKDKVDLLFEENHFKPFKYNDLGALAYLGSERAIATIRSGKRTFYTGGGLMTFYLWRILYLSMILSARSRFKVFFDWIKLAFFKRDFFKGL is encoded by the coding sequence ATGCTATCGAAGAAACTGTATAGTAACAGGAAACTGCTATCGTCCACGAACACGCTCATAAGATTTGCGTCCACGAAGTCCACGGGCGTGGAAAACTCCGAGGCCGGCCCTACGTCTTTCAAGACTATGAAGGTAATTGACCCTCAAAACAGCGACAAACCAAACGTGCTGGTACTGGGTTCCGGCTGGGGtgccatttcttttctgaAGCATATCGacaccaaaaaatacaatgtGTCTATCATCTCTCCCAGGAGTTATTTTCTATTCACGCCATTGTTGCCTTCCACTCCCGTGGGGACGGTCGACGAAAAGTCGATCATCGAACCAATTGTGAATTTTGCtctcaagaaaaagggGAACGTCACCTACTATGAAGCAGAAGCGACTTCCATCAACCCTGACAGAAACACTGTCACTATAAAGTCATTGTCCACTGTTAGCCAATTGTCCCAGCCCGAATCACATTTAGGGCTGCGCCAGGCAGAGCCAGCAGAAATCAAGTACGACTATTTGATTAGCGCGGTGGGTGCAGAACCCAATACTTTTGGTATTCCTGGGGTCACTGAATATGGCCActttttgaaggaaattcCCAACTCGCTAGAAATCAGGAAGAGTTTTGCCGCCAACTTGGAAAAGGCTAATTTGTTACCTAAGGGCGACCCTGAAAGAAAACGGTTATTGTCCATTGTCGTGGTGGGTGGTGGGCCCACTGGTGTGGAAGTCGCCGGTGAACTGCAGGATTATGTTCTCCAGGACCTAAGGAAGTTTTTGCCCGCATTGGCTGAAGAAGTCCAAATCCATTTGGTCGAGGCCCTACCTATCGTTTTAAACATGTTCGAGAAAAAGCTTTCGTCGTATGCGCAATcccatttggaaaacacCTCGATCAAAGTTCATCTAAGAACCGCTGTGGCCAAAGTGGAGGCAAAACAGCTACTCGCAAAGACCAAACACGAAGACGGTAAAGTCACCGAAGAGACTATCCCATACGGTACTTTAATCTGGGCCACAGGTAATAAGGCAAGACCCGTGGTCACCGaccttttccaaaaaatccCCGAACAGAACTCTTCAAAGAGAGGCTTGGCGGTGAATAACTTTTTGCAAGTGAAAGGTAGCAATAACATTTTCGCCATCGGTGATAACGCCTTTGCCGGATTGCCCCCAACCGCTCAAGTGGCGCATCAAGAGGCCGAGTACCTAGCTAAGAGTTTCGATAAAATGGCGCAAATAccaaatttccaaaaaagtCTATTTTCGAGAAAAGACAAGGTCGATCTGCTATTCGAAGAAAACCACTTCAAGCCTTTCAAGTACAACGATTTGGGTGCCCTGGCATATCTTGGTTCTGAAAGGGCCATCGCTACCATCCGTTCTGGTAAGAGAACATTCTATACCGGCGGGGGGTTGATGACCTTCTATTTATGGAGAATCTTATACTTGTCGATGATTTTGTCTGCTAGATCGAGATTCAAGGTGTTTTTCGACTGGATCAAGTTAgcattcttcaaaagagacTTCTTTAAAGGATTATAG
- the NGL3 gene encoding 3'-5' poly(A) RNA exonuclease, with protein MNSQAEDASPTLRDVGSSSSTPLFSSSSEEDLTHKKIPRHQLTEDQVKRIREERAKKRQSHRNSLISQGKDPDFPTPDLQFIKRPFLHLHHEMTHDSAELTLDSTTSSAQTTPNSLDVKIMTYNTLAQTLIRRNFFPQSGSALKWHKRSKVLVHELKTYNPDIVSLQEVDYNELKFWQDNFRKLGFDLSFKRHEGKTHGLLIAWKTEKFQLENEWMLDYDTILAGNVIPARTRTKNIAFIASLRLKNIPGPSTDGIIVANTHLFWHPFGVFERLRQSYLVLAKIQEIKACPKYNEWHSVLMGDFNTEPEEPPYLAITRKPVTLRGPARVMAECSLAYRYSKKRNGEGSSQDDEECDEQSRGEGRFNQPQNPKPKSFPATSEQKGLVNQLVALHNSLHVKGVSLYGLGYGKVQPENSHESNGEPELSNWANSWCGLLDYIFYIEPSDEQSTHEENPLDDFENKNNLRVIGYLKMPRAKEMPKHSQPFEGEYASDHVSLMCQLRFLSEEKLNSIN; from the coding sequence ATGAATAGCCAAGCAGAAGACGCATCACCAACATTACGTGACGTGGgttcatcttcttccacGCCACTTTTCAGCTCCTCTagtgaagaagatcttacacataaaaaaatccCTAGACATCAATTAACTGAAGATCAAGTTAAAAGAATCCGAGAGGAAcgagcaaaaaaaagacagagCCACAGGAACTCATTAATATCCCAAGGCAAGGATCCCGATTTTCCCACCCCTGATTTGCAGTTCATTAAGAGGCCCTTTCTGCACTTGCACCATGAAATGACTCATGACTCCGCTGAATTGACACTAGATTCCACCACATCTAGTGCACAAACCACGCCGAACTCGTTGGACGTTAAAATAATGACCTATAATACTTTAGCACAAACTTTGATTAGGAGGAATTTCTTCCCACAAAGTGGCTCTGCACTAAAGTGGCACAAGAGGTCAAAAGTCCTGGTCCACGAATTAAAAACCTATAATCCCGATATTGTATCATTACAAGAAGTCGATTATAACGAACTGAAATTCTGGCAAGATAATTTCCGTAAGCTGGGCTTTGATTTAAGTTTCAAAAGGCATGAAGGGAAAACACATGGACTATTGATTGCGTGGAAAACTGAGAAATTTCAGCTAGAAAACGAGTGGATGTTAGACTACGATACTATCTTGGCCGGGAATGTTATTCCtgcaagaacaagaacaaaaaatattgcGTTTATAGCATCGCTACGTCTAAAGAATATACCAGGTCCATCCACCGATGGAATTATTGTGGCAAATACGCATTTATTTTGGCACCCTTTTGGAGTTTTTGAGAGGCTGAGACAATCTTACTTAGTATTGgcaaaaattcaagaaatcaaagcTTGTCCAAAGTATAATGAATGGCACAGTGTATTGATGGGGGACTTCAACACTGAACCTGAAGAACCACCGTACTTGGCTATAACAAGAAAGCCAGTGACGCTCAGAGGTCCAGCAAGGGTCATGGCTGAGTGCTCATTAGCGTATCGATattccaagaaaaggaatGGAGAGGGAAGCAGCCAAGATGATGAGGAATGTGATGAACAATCTAGGGGAGAAGGCCGCTTTAACCAGCCACAAAACCCTAAACCAAAATCTTTTCCAGCAACAAGTGAACAGAAAGGTCTAGTAAATCAACTAGTCGCGCTACACAACTCCTTGCACGTGAAAGGAGTATCATTGTATGGGCTTGGATACGGTAAGGTACAACCTGAGAACTCTCACGAAAGTAATGGTGAGCCAGAACTATCGAACTGGGCCAACTCGTGGTGTGGATTACTagattatatattttatattgaGCCCAGTGACGAACAGAGTACACACGAAGAGAACCCCTTGGACgactttgaaaacaaaaacaatttaaGAGTCATTGGGTACCTAAAGATGCCTCGCGCAAAAGAAATGCCAAAACATTCTCAACCTTTCGAAGGAGAATACGCTAGCGACCACGTTTCCCTAATGTGCCAGCTACGTTTTCTTTCAGAAGAGAAATTAAATAGCATAAACTAA